From the Deinococcus radiophilus genome, one window contains:
- a CDS encoding type IV pilus twitching motility protein PilT → MIQIDELLTEMMNAEASDVHLQAGSPPVGRVNGDLIQFGSNVLRPEDTAAYAQALLTPEQWEDFEFRHEIDSAYSLKGHGRLRVNVFRQRGSVGIVMRVVRDQIPDFEELGLPEDVMRTMADSARGLILVTGPTGSGKSTTMASLVDHINRSSSKHIITIEDPIEIMHRNRKSIVVQREVGVDTRDFRTALKYAMRQDPDVIMIGEMRDKETVEAALTAAQTGHLVLSTLHTQDALRTINRIVDFFQPHERDEVRSLFAESLIGIVSQRLLRRQDGRGRALGMEILLGTPLVVESIKDEEKTPLIKDAMVEDNLRGMVTFDQHLAQLYMEGIISMEEGQEAATSPHEFRLLVTKADFEGEKEMEHEHVAQGFGRKSFGR, encoded by the coding sequence ATGATCCAGATTGATGAACTCTTGACCGAGATGATGAATGCCGAAGCGAGTGATGTTCACCTTCAGGCGGGCAGTCCTCCAGTGGGCCGGGTCAATGGCGACCTGATTCAGTTCGGTTCCAACGTGCTGCGCCCAGAGGACACGGCGGCCTATGCCCAGGCCCTACTGACACCGGAGCAGTGGGAAGATTTCGAATTCCGTCATGAGATCGACTCGGCCTACAGCCTCAAAGGACATGGCCGTCTGCGCGTTAATGTCTTTCGTCAGCGTGGCTCGGTGGGCATTGTGATGCGGGTGGTGCGCGACCAGATTCCTGACTTTGAGGAACTGGGCCTGCCTGAAGATGTCATGCGCACCATGGCCGACTCGGCGCGTGGCCTGATTCTGGTCACAGGACCGACCGGGTCGGGGAAGAGTACCACGATGGCCAGCCTGGTAGATCACATCAACCGCAGCTCTTCCAAGCACATCATCACCATCGAAGATCCGATCGAAATCATGCACCGCAACCGCAAATCCATCGTGGTGCAGCGGGAGGTCGGCGTGGATACCCGTGATTTCCGCACGGCGCTGAAATATGCCATGCGTCAGGACCCCGACGTGATCATGATTGGGGAGATGCGCGATAAAGAGACGGTGGAAGCGGCCCTCACTGCCGCTCAGACGGGTCACCTGGTGCTTTCCACGCTGCACACCCAGGATGCTCTGCGGACCATCAACCGGATCGTAGATTTTTTTCAGCCGCACGAGCGTGATGAGGTCCGTAGCCTGTTTGCAGAGTCGCTGATCGGAATCGTGTCACAGCGTTTGCTGCGCCGTCAAGATGGCCGGGGCCGGGCCTTAGGGATGGAGATTTTGCTGGGGACGCCGCTGGTCGTGGAGAGCATCAAAGATGAAGAAAAGACTCCGCTGATCAAGGATGCTATGGTGGAAGACAACCTGCGCGGGATGGTCACGTTCGATCAGCATCTGGCGCAGCTGTATATGGAAGGCATCATTTCCATGGAAGAGGGTCAGGAAGCCGCGACCAGCCCCCACGAGTTTCGTCTGCTGGTCACCAAGGCTGACTTCGAAGGTGAAAAAGAAATGGAGCATGAGCATGTGGCACAGGGATTCGGGCGCAAGTCGTTTGGCCGTTAA
- a CDS encoding phage holin family protein, which produces MNFLLNLIVSALALYAVSQLYSGVYFVPGTGWVEIVLSALVLGLVNALVRPVLGLLSLPITVLTLGLFALVLNGLMLWLTAQFTALEVTGLGAAVVGALLLSLVSWVLNLITGPLRSGGERH; this is translated from the coding sequence ATGAATTTTCTGCTGAACCTGATCGTCAGTGCGCTGGCGCTGTATGCCGTCAGCCAGTTGTACAGCGGCGTCTACTTTGTCCCCGGCACGGGCTGGGTAGAAATCGTGCTGTCGGCGTTGGTGCTGGGCTTGGTCAATGCCCTGGTCCGTCCGGTGCTGGGGCTGCTGTCCCTACCGATCACGGTGCTCACGCTGGGACTGTTCGCACTGGTGCTGAATGGGCTGATGCTGTGGCTGACGGCGCAATTCACTGCGCTGGAAGTCACTGGTCTGGGCGCAGCCGTGGTCGGTGCTCTGCTGCTGAGCTTGGTGTCCTGGGTGCTGAATCTGATCACTGGGCCACTCCGCTCAGGTGGAGAGCGGCACTGA
- a CDS encoding Nudix hydrolase: MQYDQSFHVEAHQGAGVVILDDAGRILLIQERGTPDKPDEAGLWHLPVGSVEPGENPQDAAVREAWEETGLRVRVVKFLNTRAARHRDGDLILRSVWLAEPLPGQELRPALVDEVADARYFTRAEVEELFRSGRLRIYTTPLFYDEALAVRGSLETTATESGQSPTRTSGPTAG; this comes from the coding sequence ATGCAATACGATCAGAGCTTTCACGTGGAGGCCCATCAGGGCGCAGGCGTAGTGATTCTGGATGACGCGGGCCGCATCCTGCTCATTCAGGAGCGCGGCACGCCCGACAAGCCGGACGAGGCCGGGCTGTGGCACTTGCCCGTCGGGAGTGTGGAACCGGGCGAAAATCCCCAGGACGCGGCGGTGCGGGAGGCCTGGGAGGAGACGGGCCTGCGCGTACGGGTCGTCAAATTTCTGAATACCCGCGCTGCCCGGCACCGTGATGGCGACCTGATTCTCCGCTCGGTCTGGCTGGCCGAGCCGCTGCCGGGACAGGAACTGCGGCCCGCCTTGGTGGATGAGGTGGCAGACGCCCGCTACTTCACCCGTGCCGAGGTAGAGGAGCTGTTTCGGAGTGGGCGGCTGCGAATCTACACCACGCCGCTCTTTTACGACGAGGCGCTGGCGGTGCGGGGTTCACTAGAAACTACTGCAACGGAGTCAGGTCAAAGTCCCACTCGAACGAGCGGCCCCACGGCAGGTTGA
- the pgi gene encoding glucose-6-phosphate isomerase yields MQVQTLESWKALQAHAKEVSGQHLRDLFASDPQRGERLRAEGAGWLLDYSKQRVTDQTLQLLLNLAREVGVEQRSAAMLGGEKINVTEGRAVLHTALRAPRDADIQVDGEHVVPEVHAVLDRMTEFARAVRSGEWRGFTGERLRAVVNIGIGGSDLGPVMAYEALEHYSDRDLTLRFVSNVDGTDFAEKVRDLDPATTLVIVSSKTFTTLETMTNARTARAWLLDALGDDRAVARHFVAVSTNADEVQKFGIDTANMFGFWDWVGGRYSLDSAIGLSLMIAVGPEQFREFLGGMHEMDCHFAEAPLEQNLPVLMALTGIWNHNFLGACSLAVLPYSQYLRSFPAYLQQLDMESNGKSVTLSGERLSVDSGPIVWGQAGTNGQHAFYQLIHQGTRLIPCDFIGFARSLNPLGEHHDLLMANVFAQSEALAFGKTPEQVRQDGTPEPLVPHKTFEGNRPSSTLLAQQLTPRSLGALIALYEHKVFVQGAVWGVNSFDQWGVELGKVLAQQIAPELSSDGQLSHDSSTNALIGWYRANRSASDASS; encoded by the coding sequence ATGCAAGTACAGACCCTTGAGAGCTGGAAGGCCCTGCAAGCCCACGCCAAAGAGGTGTCAGGCCAGCACCTGCGCGACCTGTTCGCCAGCGACCCGCAGCGTGGTGAACGGCTACGCGCCGAGGGTGCAGGTTGGCTCCTGGACTACTCCAAGCAGCGGGTGACTGACCAGACGTTGCAGCTGCTGCTGAATCTGGCCCGTGAAGTCGGCGTAGAGCAGCGCAGCGCGGCCATGCTGGGCGGTGAGAAAATCAACGTGACCGAGGGGCGCGCCGTGCTGCACACCGCGCTGCGCGCTCCCCGTGACGCCGATATCCAGGTGGACGGCGAACATGTCGTGCCTGAAGTTCATGCTGTGCTGGACCGGATGACTGAATTTGCTAGGGCCGTGCGCTCCGGTGAGTGGCGTGGCTTTACGGGTGAACGCCTGCGCGCCGTGGTGAACATCGGCATCGGGGGCAGTGACCTGGGGCCGGTGATGGCTTACGAGGCGCTGGAACACTACAGCGACCGCGACTTGACGCTGCGCTTCGTGTCCAACGTGGACGGCACCGACTTTGCCGAGAAGGTCCGTGATTTGGACCCGGCCACCACGCTGGTGATCGTGTCATCCAAGACCTTTACCACGCTGGAAACCATGACCAATGCCCGCACCGCCCGCGCGTGGCTCCTGGACGCTCTGGGCGATGACAGGGCAGTGGCACGGCACTTCGTTGCGGTCAGCACCAACGCAGATGAAGTGCAGAAATTCGGCATAGATACGGCCAACATGTTCGGGTTCTGGGACTGGGTGGGGGGCCGCTACAGCCTGGACAGCGCCATCGGCCTGAGTCTGATGATTGCCGTTGGTCCAGAACAGTTCCGTGAATTTCTAGGCGGCATGCATGAGATGGACTGCCACTTCGCAGAAGCGCCGCTGGAGCAGAATCTGCCGGTGCTGATGGCCCTGACCGGCATCTGGAACCACAACTTTCTGGGCGCCTGCTCGCTCGCAGTCCTGCCCTACTCGCAGTATCTGCGGTCCTTTCCAGCTTATTTGCAGCAGTTGGATATGGAAAGCAACGGCAAAAGTGTGACCCTGAGTGGCGAGCGCCTGAGTGTGGACAGCGGCCCGATTGTGTGGGGACAGGCCGGAACCAACGGTCAGCACGCCTTTTACCAGCTGATTCACCAGGGCACCCGGCTGATTCCATGCGACTTTATCGGCTTTGCGCGCAGTCTCAATCCGCTGGGTGAGCATCACGATCTGCTGATGGCGAATGTCTTTGCCCAGAGCGAGGCACTGGCTTTCGGCAAAACGCCTGAACAGGTCCGTCAGGACGGCACGCCAGAACCGCTGGTCCCGCACAAGACCTTTGAAGGTAACCGTCCCTCCTCTACCCTGCTGGCCCAGCAGCTGACCCCACGCAGTCTCGGCGCACTGATCGCCCTGTATGAACACAAGGTCTTCGTGCAGGGCGCAGTGTGGGGCGTCAACTCCTTCGATCAGTGGGGCGTGGAGCTAGGTAAAGTGCTGGCCCAGCAGATTGCACCAGAGCTCAGCAGTGACGGCCAACTTTCACACGACAGCAGCACCAATGCACTGATCGGGTGGTACCGGGCGAACCGCTCGGCATCCGACGCATCCAGCTAG
- the greA gene encoding transcription elongation factor GreA: MTGPKISITQRGYDRLKETLHHLKTTRREQISENMGRAIADGDLRESAAYDEARMEQSENEARIRDLEDQLERAMIVAEDAAGGAGLGAKVTVRSGGTERTFELVGTFEADVRAGKISDASPIGKALLGASEGDKVKVPGPKGDTEFEVVSVSYE, from the coding sequence ATGACAGGACCCAAAATTTCCATCACCCAGCGCGGCTATGACCGCCTGAAAGAAACGCTGCACCATCTCAAAACCACCCGCCGGGAGCAGATCAGCGAGAACATGGGCCGCGCCATCGCTGACGGTGACCTGCGTGAAAGTGCCGCATACGACGAAGCCCGCATGGAGCAGAGCGAGAATGAGGCCCGCATCCGTGATCTGGAAGACCAGCTGGAGCGTGCCATGATCGTTGCGGAAGATGCAGCAGGCGGCGCTGGCCTAGGTGCCAAGGTAACGGTCCGCAGTGGCGGGACAGAGCGCACCTTCGAGCTGGTCGGGACCTTTGAGGCGGACGTGCGTGCCGGAAAAATCAGCGATGCCAGCCCCATCGGCAAGGCGCTCCTGGGCGCTTCCGAAGGGGACAAGGTCAAAGTTCCTGGTCCCAAGGGTGACACCGAGTTTGAAGTGGTGAGCGTCAGCTACGAGTAA
- a CDS encoding isoprenylcysteine carboxyl methyltransferase family protein: MRLLTARRFAPWMMAALALQRLAELRVAQRNEAWARSQGAKEYGQKHYPLFFVLHPSWMLFTLLEGRRREESVRPLALSALLLAQPLRYWVIRSLGRYWNTRILIVPGGKRVRRGPFRWLRHPNYAVVALEIAAAPLAVRADRAALAYTVLNAALLLLIRIPAEEAALREYAHQAD, translated from the coding sequence ATGCGCCTGCTCACCGCCCGACGATTCGCCCCCTGGATGATGGCTGCCCTGGCCCTGCAACGCCTGGCTGAACTTAGAGTCGCCCAGCGGAATGAAGCCTGGGCGCGTTCCCAGGGGGCCAAGGAGTACGGACAGAAGCATTACCCCCTGTTTTTCGTGCTGCACCCCAGCTGGATGCTGTTTACGCTGCTGGAAGGCCGCCGCCGGGAGGAGTCCGTTCGCCCGCTGGCGCTGTCGGCCCTGCTGCTGGCCCAGCCACTGCGTTACTGGGTGATTCGCAGCCTGGGACGGTACTGGAATACCCGTATCCTGATCGTGCCCGGCGGAAAGCGGGTGCGGCGCGGACCATTTCGTTGGCTGCGGCACCCTAACTACGCCGTGGTGGCCCTGGAGATTGCCGCTGCGCCGCTGGCGGTCCGGGCCGACCGTGCTGCGCTGGCCTACACCGTGCTGAACGCCGCTTTACTGCTTTTGATCCGCATTCCTGCCGAGGAAGCCGCGCTGCGGGAGTACGCCCATCAGGCCGACTAG
- the malQ gene encoding 4-alpha-glucanotransferase, producing MSHTSHPEVQDHQRHEPQHGAEHHEGLTDWPRSSGVLLHPTSLPGPYGLGELGAEARAWVDWLAEAGQSYWQMLPLGPTGHGSSPYQTLGAFAGNPMLISVGDLLDSGLLHSADLGEIPTGSLDRVDFDAQERWRSGLLWSAFRRFMAGEGQIDPQEFEVYKAEQARWLDNYALFRALKEVHGGAAWFDWEPQYRERDAAALTLFQQQHFEVVEHIRFIQFLFERQWQALRRYAAERGVQMVGDLPIFVALDSSDVWAHQDLFALDEQGRPEVQAGVPPDYFAAEGQLWGNPLYRWDRMQEQGFDWWVARFARSRELYDLFRVDHFRGFEAYWEVPYPAPNAMGGRWVPAPGRELLEEVGKRLGELPIIAEDLGVITLEVEELRDDFGLPGMAILQFAFSDPDFWNSPFYPANIPVNRVVYTGTHDNDTTRGWWATATELERHHLRMFTNSDPAETEVTWQMLNIAWHSRARIAIAPLQDLLNLDTEARMNVPGLAEGNWGWRVRAEPLTTELAAKLRELTAYSGRLAPAAQVDASAVI from the coding sequence ATGAGCCATACCTCACACCCAGAAGTCCAAGACCATCAGCGTCACGAACCCCAACACGGCGCCGAACACCATGAGGGACTGACTGACTGGCCGCGCTCCAGCGGCGTGTTGCTGCATCCGACCTCTTTGCCTGGTCCCTACGGCCTGGGTGAGTTGGGCGCCGAGGCCCGCGCTTGGGTGGACTGGCTGGCGGAAGCTGGACAAAGCTACTGGCAGATGCTGCCGCTGGGACCAACTGGGCATGGCAGCAGTCCCTATCAGACCCTGGGGGCCTTTGCAGGCAACCCGATGTTGATCAGTGTAGGTGACCTGCTAGACAGTGGTTTGCTGCATTCCGCCGATCTAGGCGAGATCCCTACCGGAAGTCTGGACCGGGTGGACTTCGATGCCCAGGAGCGCTGGCGCAGTGGCCTGCTCTGGAGCGCTTTTCGCCGTTTCATGGCCGGTGAGGGCCAGATTGACCCCCAGGAATTTGAGGTTTACAAGGCCGAACAGGCGCGCTGGCTAGACAACTACGCGCTGTTCCGCGCCCTCAAGGAAGTGCATGGTGGGGCAGCCTGGTTCGACTGGGAGCCGCAGTACCGTGAGCGTGATGCGGCGGCGTTGACCCTTTTTCAGCAGCAGCACTTTGAAGTCGTAGAGCATATCCGCTTTATTCAGTTCCTGTTCGAGCGGCAGTGGCAGGCGCTGCGCCGCTACGCTGCTGAGCGGGGGGTACAGATGGTGGGCGACTTACCCATTTTCGTGGCGCTGGACTCGTCGGACGTCTGGGCCCATCAGGATCTCTTCGCTCTGGACGAACAGGGTCGGCCAGAGGTGCAAGCTGGCGTACCACCTGACTATTTCGCCGCTGAGGGGCAGCTGTGGGGCAATCCGCTGTACCGCTGGGACCGGATGCAGGAGCAGGGCTTTGACTGGTGGGTGGCCCGCTTTGCCCGCAGCCGCGAGTTGTACGACCTGTTCCGGGTAGACCACTTCCGGGGATTTGAGGCGTACTGGGAGGTGCCTTATCCCGCTCCCAATGCGATGGGTGGCCGCTGGGTTCCTGCGCCAGGGCGTGAATTGCTGGAAGAAGTCGGCAAGCGCCTGGGCGAACTGCCGATCATCGCGGAAGATTTGGGCGTGATCACACTTGAGGTAGAGGAGCTGCGCGACGATTTCGGTTTGCCGGGCATGGCCATTCTGCAGTTTGCCTTTTCAGATCCGGATTTCTGGAACAGTCCCTTTTATCCGGCCAACATTCCTGTGAACCGGGTGGTCTATACCGGCACCCACGACAACGACACCACACGGGGCTGGTGGGCCACGGCCACTGAGCTGGAGCGGCACCACCTGCGGATGTTTACCAATTCGGACCCTGCTGAGACAGAAGTGACCTGGCAGATGCTGAATATCGCCTGGCACAGCCGCGCCCGGATCGCCATTGCACCGCTGCAGGATCTGCTGAACCTGGACACCGAGGCCCGCATGAATGTGCCTGGTCTGGCCGAAGGGAACTGGGGCTGGCGGGTTCGCGCTGAGCCGCTGACCACCGAGCTGGCCGCGAAATTGCGTGAGCTGACCGCGTATTCAGGGCGATTGGCTCCCGCTGCACAGGTAGACGCCAGCGCTGTCATCTGA
- the panC gene encoding pantoate--beta-alanine ligase, producing MPLELVTTPAELRDALQSARSQGQSVGLVPTMGYLHDGHGELIRRSAAENDLTVVSVFVNPTQFAPTDDLGAYPRDLDRDREVAAQAGAALLFHPDAGAMYPEGHATRVQVSGLSTRVEGASRPGHFDGVATVVLMLLNLVQPQRAYFGEKDWQQLAVVRHMVRDLWVPTEIVGVPTVRAQSGLALSSRNSYLTDEGRLHAAVISQALRAMQAAYQGGEAQADKLRQVGLNVLAQQPVQLDYLLLLDRDLQPLEGSLSPEQAAEARLVFAGRLHGVRFIDNMPLVAPLA from the coding sequence ATGCCCCTGGAGTTGGTGACCACTCCAGCCGAGCTCCGTGATGCACTGCAGTCGGCACGGTCACAGGGTCAGTCGGTAGGCCTGGTCCCGACGATGGGCTATCTCCATGACGGCCACGGCGAACTGATCCGCCGCAGCGCTGCCGAAAATGACCTGACGGTGGTCAGTGTCTTCGTGAACCCTACCCAGTTTGCGCCCACCGATGACCTGGGAGCCTATCCCCGTGACCTGGACCGTGACCGTGAGGTGGCGGCCCAAGCTGGGGCAGCCTTGTTGTTTCACCCCGATGCCGGGGCGATGTATCCGGAAGGTCACGCGACCCGGGTACAGGTATCGGGCCTCAGTACCCGGGTAGAAGGGGCGTCGCGTCCTGGGCACTTTGACGGTGTGGCCACCGTGGTTCTGATGCTGCTGAATCTGGTCCAGCCGCAGCGGGCCTACTTCGGCGAGAAGGATTGGCAGCAGTTGGCGGTGGTCCGGCATATGGTGCGTGATCTGTGGGTGCCTACCGAGATTGTCGGAGTGCCGACAGTACGGGCCCAAAGTGGATTGGCGCTGAGCAGCCGTAATTCTTATCTCACCGACGAGGGCCGCCTTCATGCCGCTGTGATTTCGCAGGCGCTCAGGGCCATGCAGGCGGCTTATCAGGGTGGAGAGGCCCAAGCGGACAAGCTAAGGCAGGTGGGTTTGAATGTCCTGGCCCAGCAACCCGTGCAACTGGACTATCTCCTGCTCTTAGACCGTGACTTGCAGCCGCTGGAGGGTTCCCTCAGCCCTGAACAGGCCGCCGAGGCCCGTCTGGTCTTCGCAGGCCGCCTGCATGGGGTGCGGTTCATTGACAACATGCCGCTGGTTGCCCCCTTGGCTTAA